One genomic region from Amaranthus tricolor cultivar Red isolate AtriRed21 chromosome 12, ASM2621246v1, whole genome shotgun sequence encodes:
- the LOC130828575 gene encoding uncharacterized protein LOC130828575, giving the protein MKANITTNKTPTTSKMIFNEKLGNVIQYPHDDPIVLTLKVGQMNVRRVLVDTSSTAELVTMDCLRKLKYETHHLEPLDRPLGNKGNGRSIMVRFTVIDIKFPYNVIMGIPLIKKVKTVISTHQLLLQYEKDDGSVGILQGDQKVARECQINTLKIEMS; this is encoded by the exons ATGAAGGCCAACATCACTACCAACAAAACTCCTACTACTTCGAAGATGATTTTCAATGAAAAGTTGGGAAATGTCATCCAATACCCTCATGATGATCCAATTGTCCTAACTCTGAAAGTAGGACAAATGAATGTAAGAAGAGTGCTCGTGGACACTAGTAGTACTGCTGAACTTGTCACCATGGACTGCTTAAGAAAACTAAAATATGAAACTCATCACCTAGAGCCTCTTGATAGACCCTTA GGAAATAAAGGAAATGGAAGGTCCATTATGGTGAGATTTACTGTTATTGACATCAAGTTCCCGTATAATGTCATTATGGGCATCCCTTTGATCAAAAAAGTTAAAACTGTCATTTCCACTCATCAACTCCTCCTCCAATATGAGAAGGATGATGGGAGTGTTGGGATCCTTCAAGGGGACCAAAAGGTTGCACGGGAATGTCAAATCAACACTTTAAAGATAGAAATGTCTTGA